The Salmo salar chromosome ssa06, Ssal_v3.1, whole genome shotgun sequence genome window below encodes:
- the LOC106607212 gene encoding sphingosine 1-phosphate receptor 2, with protein sequence MTLCRKATVLCHPVVAMKSKYSQYYNQTLIHAYYVFAKDMTWEELEERTNGKAHLSSLNIVFVIICSIIILENLLLLIAVFRNKKFHTAMFFFIGNLAFSDLLAGSAYIANIFLSGPRTFELVPVQWFIREGTAFIALAASVFSLLAIAIERYIAITKVRVYGSNRTCRMFLLIGTCWVTSILLGGLPIIGWNCINNLPECSALLPLYSKKYILFVVTIFSIILLSIGILYVRIYLIVRSSHQEATNSPAYALLKTVTIVLGVFIVCWLPAFTVLLLDTSCRRLDCPVLSKADIFFGIATLNSALNPLIYTLRSKDMRKEFLRVLCCWGLLTSGRPTDRCLVPLKSSSSMEHCTNKHEHQTTPIMQAECTTCV encoded by the coding sequence ATGACTCTTTGCCGAAAAGCCACCGTGCTCTGCCACCCCGTTGTTGCAATGAAGAGCAAGTATTCCCAGTACTATAACCAGACCCTGATCCATGCCTACTATGTGTTTGCCAAGGACATGACctgggaggagctggaggagcgcACCAACGGGAAGGCCCATCTCAGCTCCCTCAACATCGTCTTCGTCATCATCTGCAGCATCATCATTCTGGAGAACTTGCTGCTGCTCATTGCCGTGTTCCGCAACAAGAAGTTCCACACCGCCATGTTCTTCTTCATCGGGAACCTAGCCTTCTCCGACCTGCTGGCCGGCTCAGCCTACATCGCCAACATCTTCCTATCAGGGCCAAGGACCTTTGAGTTGGTGCCGGTGCAGTGGTTCATCCGGGAGGGCACAGCCTTTATAGCGCTGGCCGCCTCCGTCTTCAGCCTGCTGGCCATCGCCATCGAGCGCTACATCGCCATCACCAAGGTCAGGGTGTACGGTTCTAACAGGACGTGTCGTATGTTCCTGCTGATCGGGACGTGCTGGGTCACCTCCATCCTCCTGGGGGGCCTGCCCATCATCGGCTGGAACTGCATCAACAACCTGCCTGAGTGCTCGGCCTTGCTGCCCCTCTATTCCAAGAAGTACATCCTGTTCGTGGTCACCATCTTCAGCATCATCCTGCTCTCTATCGGCATCCTTTACGTGCGCATCTACCTGATCGTGCGCTCTAGCCACCAGGAGGCCACCAACTCTCCGGCCTACGCCCTGCTGAAGACGGTCACCATTGTGCTGGGCGTCTTCATCGTGTGCTGGCTGCCCGCCTTCACCGTCCTCCTCCTGGACACCTCCTGCCGCAGGCTGGACTGCCCCGTCCTCTCCAAGGCAGACATCTTCTTCGGCATCGCCACGCTCAACTCGGCACTCAACCCGCTGATCTACACGCTACGCAGTAAGGACATGAGAAAAGAGTTCCTGCGCGTGCTGTGCTGCTGGGGACTGCTGACCAGCGGGCGCCCCACCGACCGATGCCTGGTGCCCCTCAAGAGCTCCAGCTCTATGGAGCACTGCACCAACAAACACGAACACCAGACCACGCCCATCATGCAGGCAGAGTGCACCACCTGTGTCTGA